ACAGTATTCCACTAGACGGTGCTATATCTGATGAATTCATCAAGCATGTCCAAATTAGGTCTTACATGACCCTGTCTTTTCCAGCGTATTTTCCTCGGTCCTTTTTGCAATAATTTGAATTCAGCCATActtaaaatgaaagatatttgcaaattaaaaatattccattctAGCTTATCTCCATTACTGAttcaaaatacatgtatttctaGTCCAAACAACTTGACACTATTAAGCCAGGCTCAGGTCCAAAAGGCACAAGGTTCATAACAAAATGTCTGTTCCTTGTCTCAATTTTAATTAATGCCATAGCTAGCAGATTTAATAACACTTCTATTGTTAAGTACAAGCAAAACTGATACAAAAATCTCTGAACTTTCACTTCTTTAGCATTCTGCTGACTGATACAGTCAGGGATGAGTTTTGTGCCTATCCTTGGAagtcagaaatatttaaaaaaaacaagagtttaGGATATTAAAATGCTTTACAGACATCTGAAATATAACAGTGTGCCCCAAAAGATAGCCACTTGGCTTGGAGGTCTGGTAACATAGCATTTAAAAAAGGAACttgctggtcacagtggctcacacctgtaatcccaacactttgggaggctgaggtgggcagatcacttgaggtcaggagttcgagaccagcctgggcaacgtggtgaaaccccgtttctactaaaaataaacaaattagctgtgtgtgatggtgcgggcctgtagtcccagctactcaggaggctgaggcgggaggattgtttgaacccaggagacagaggttgcagtgagcagagatcgtgccactgcactacagcctgggctacagagcaagactctgttttcaaaaaataaaaacaaaaagacaaggaaattagTTGCTGGGTGGAGTGCTTTCTGCCACTtggggaagactgcttgagcctgtgagttcaaaaccagcctgggcagcaaagtgagaaccctgtctcaaaaaaaaaaaaagagagagagagaatttggtCATTATACATCAAGGTAACTAGGTGGCTAACCTCATGTCAAAATGGGAAGTACTAAGGGCATATTTAAGCAATTATCTAATTGAAAAGTTGTGAGGTCACGATCTACTGAAATTTCTAATCACTTGGAGAAAAAAGATACAGGTAACCTtatcttttgtaactttttttttttgcaaacaaggtctcactctgttcccaggctggagtgcagtggcaccgtcacagctcactgcagcctcgacctcgctatcctcccacctcagcctctcggggGGAGGATGGGAGTGATAGTCAGCAATGTGTAGGGCGCCGGGGGCAGGGGATTACTGCATTACATTCAGCTCCACATGTCATTTAAAACATGGTCAGAAGAAATGAAGACAAGTAAAATGGTCTCAAAAGTGGCTGGAATTAGGCAGAGGACAGGCAAAGTACAAGTCAAAGATAGAAGTGGAAGGAaaatggaaggagaaaaggaatatATGTGGTGGGCCTTACTGTCATGTGTTACCCACATGCCTCTATTAGTCAGTGAAAATGTTAATGCAATCATACACATGGTTTCATATATTTTCCATCAAAATAGTAagtagagagagaggaagggtaAGTACAAGTGAGCTGGCCAGGACAGTGGGTAGAAAAATTCCACTTCACAGTTTTGCCTGGGTCAAGGCCTCACTAGAAAGCATATTTACTTTAGAACTCTcactaaaaaattattctttttcttagtaTAGGACATGCATCTTGGTAAAAATCCTTATTAAACAATaacaactaatttaaaaatttaaagaccaTGAGAAGCAACATGTAGGATGGTGGAGAAGAACCCTCCACACTTCAGCCAATAGTTTGGGCAAATGTCAGACCACTTTTACAGCCGCAAGTTCAGTCTCATCAGTGTACCTAAGAGATTTCCCAAGGGTCTAAATCTCCTCTGTTTTAGAGAGAAATACTTCTTAAATTGTCATGTGTCCTTCCTTTGGCTCCATTCTATCACCACCAAGTTAACAGGATTTCTGTGAAAAAATTTCCTCAGTAAAACACATTTGGAAAACACTACACACTATATCCCTTTCTTAGCGATTTCTGGTGCACATGGGCATGGTAAAAGGGTATCAAAAAATATCTGAGaagttctgagaaagaaaaactgaaccCAGCATTTTCCAAATTTAAACCCCACTCCAAGTTCTCCCCTTTTGCCACCAAGAATGCCTATTAGCCTTTCACAGGTCACTAGTATTTTCTAGCAGAGTAACTGGAAAATGCTATTCCACAGATAAAAGTATTACAACATTTTCTTGCCACATTGAAAGGACTGAAGATTTAAAAGACTTACCAAAAGGATCTATTTAATATCCTGAGAGTTAAGATTTTTGCTTACATTTGGCTTCTTGGTACAGTTGTTTAGCTTTTGCCCTATCATTCTCCTAATTGACACATCATCCGTATTGGGAAATAATTGTTTTGTTACTCCTGTAAAAAACCAATAACAACACACAAGAAACTTTATGAGTCCTTTGCATCTTAGGATATGAACTGAGGTAAAACATCAAGTATTCTACATTatcattttgtttccattttacaaaagtAGACCAAAAACCCATGAGATATTTAAACAGATGAATATATAGGCAGGTTTTTCTAAGTATAGCAAGAGATATCAGCAAATCTATATTATCAACTGAGATCTTATGGTAGCAATTAACTTTAATCCTCCTACTTGCTTTAAACTCTTAAGTCCTCTTGCTCTAAAACGTTAGGAATGTATTTTTATCCATTCCCAACATTAGTTGAAACAACTAAACTCTGACTgatctttttctgtgtctgtatgcctcagcctcccaaaccactgtgattacaggcatgagcaaccacgcctAGCCATGTTCTCTAACTTTTAAAGTCAGTCTAACAGTATGTGTGAGCCAAAGGAAAGAATTTCACTGCAGTTGTTACAAGTAGTAGTTTTTTTGTTTCAGGAAGACAGACATTGTTGTACATCAAGAAATCACATATATGGAGCTGGGATTCAGAGAATTCTTAAATTTGTTGGATGTTGCCAAAAAATTAATTGGATAATCTAGATTTTATTTAAGGagattcattaatttaaaaaccacaaataGGATGGTCGAATTAGCCTTTATCTTTCTAGAATGAAAGATAAGAAATATAACAAAAGCAAGGTAGAAATTGTTattgaaattttactttaaaagattgtgaaaatttacatttccaaagcTATAAATTGTATGAATTCAAACTTTTTGGTGATATAaaacttagttttattttaataaccatttttaatgtaaagtttttctataaaatttcCCATATTTAATGAGAGCTTTAGACTAAcctgagatttttctttcctagaaaaaaaaaaaactttaaaaaataaaaggaccaTGAAAGACTACCTTGACCTTGAGTGGtaacatgatttaaaattcatatgacaATGTAACGCAATCATATTATCACCTATGATTTCTTGAACTTCATTCTGATTCATAGCTGGTTTTACGGCTTTGTCCCTTGAAGTAGAGGATTTTGCCCCTGTCAGGCTGTGAGTGGCCATGTATTCATTTGTGTAAAGTACTTGCATTAAATCATTAATAAACTTCTGAGGCTTGCTCTTGTTACAACGGGCAATCTGCCATTTTTCAATCTGGAactaaaaagataagaaagagtTGAAGTTGGAAAAAGAAAGTTCCATATGGAGAAATATATTACTAATTGAGTTAAggcataaaagaaaacaatgtcaacattttttaaggtaatttattatatatattttaatatatattttacattttaatttaatatatattttacatgtcaGGAATTAGAGTTAAGTGTTATCTGTGTGATACTCTTCACTATTTATGGGGTATTTGTTCCAAGGTGTATACAAATTCTTGTCATGTAAACTGGATTTGTTCCTTTCAGGCTTAGTCCCATACTCAGTGCTTCATCGTAAATGTAGTAGGAAGAATAATGGCCCTCTGAAAGgtcacatcctaatccctgaaacctgtaACCTGTTGCCTCACAGGGCAAAAACAATTCTGTAGATGTGATTAAAGCTAAGTGCCTTGAgatgggagattatcctggattatctaggtgggctcaatctaatcacatgagttCTTAAAAGCAGAAGAAGGAAGCAAAAGGGTAGATcaggaaaaagagacagaagagggaggaaagaacTGAAGTGTAAGAGGGACTTCACCagctgttgctggctttgaagatggcaGAAGTGGGCTGTGAGCCAAGGAATATGATTGCCTCTAGAAGTGAGAATGGCCTTCAATTTACAACCAGCAAGAAAATGGGGAATTCAGTTTTACAAccacaagaaaatgaattctacCAGAGTCTGGGTGAGCAGGAAACAGATTCTGccctagagcttccagaaagACATGCACTTGCTAATACCTTGACTTTAGTCTAGTGAGACCTGTACCAGACTTCTGATCTATAGAACTCTAAGATAGTAAACTTGGGTCATTTGAAAtcactaaatttgtgataatgTGTTATATAGCAATAGGTAACTGATACACTAAGATTCAAATATTTTGAACGTTAGATTGTTAGTTAATATTTATCATTGTTGATGGTATACTTACTGAGACTACCTGATTCTAACAGAACTTTGTCTTTTTAGCATCTGTGTCTTGATtaagtagaaaaatagaaaaagaattgtGTTCAGCCAGCATGCTGAGGCTGAAATTTACCTCTCAAtgatataaaattgtataatCCTGAATGCATAGGTGTCCTTCTGTCACTGGTATAAGAATTTTAAAGTTCAATAACTTTATCTTTGTCCCCAATTTGCCTTTAATGTTCTAAACTGGGTATTTGTTTCAcaaatattagtttttattataaaaggacaACAGTTTTATGCCTTTGGTTCTCAGATTGATCTTGACTTCCTCAGAGAAGATCTTCTTGCCCCTCCTAAGGCAAGCCCTCCTTTCCCTTTACCCAGGCTAGGTCAAGCACCTTAtgctgcttcttcttttttttttttttttttgagatagagtcttgctctgtcacacaggttggagtgcagtggcgcgatctcggctcactgcaagctccacctcctgggttcacaccattctcctgcctcagcctcccgagtagctgggactacaggtgcctgccaccacgcccggctaattttttttttttttttgtatttttagtagagatgggatttcaccatgttagccaggatggtctcgatctcctgacctcgtgatctgcccgcctcggcctcatgatctgcctgcctcggcctcccaaagagctgggattacagaggtgagccaccatacccagtcacCTTATGCCTCTTCTTTGTGGTACTTAAGAATTGTACTTAAGAATTGTAATATTTCTATTGCATAAAACTAGTTTATCCAATAGTTATCTGATAAAACAATGATCATTGTCTAcccttatttaaattttttatttaaccaTATTCCAAAGAACAATAAGGCGGTTATTGCACCTGACCTGTTTCTCATCAGTCTGATGCTCTTCCTCAGGCTTTAAGGAATCTGGTGAACTGGAGTTAGAATTACTGCATGTTGAGGCAAATGAATCTGGCGAGGAGTTGTTTGTTGCTCTCCAGAGGGTGGATGCAGATGTAGACACGGTTCCTCCACCCTTAAGCAGAGCCTCAGCCATACCAACCAATTCTTCAAACTGGGTGACTGCTTGTGGTAACACTAAAATGGCAAGAAAAAGTACACTTTACAAATACCATTGGTAAAAGGtgcatatgtacatttttttttggttgagtgTATGTGCATAGAAATATGCAGAACAAACTGTTAACATTTGCTGTCTTTGGAAAATAAACATGGCAGGAAAGGTGTTTggaacatatttacttttattattaaataatttagtaattgcttaataataataaagcaatgaaaaaacATTTGGTTTTTGCAGTTAAATGAATGTGCATTACTTTGtaactaaaaataatgttttaaaagttgattcttttttttctagttgttgGGGTTTTATTTGAAGATGTTGAGTTGAATCTCTTGTTTGGAGCTATTACTGATTCTATAATCAGTAACCTTCTAGAAGCTTACATTAGGCCTGTTTATGTGCCAAGATAAAACTAGCCATTTCTCACagatgaaaatacattttctatgacCATGTATGGTTTACAAGGGAGTCAAATTTCATCAAATTATTAAAAAGGTACTGTTAAAATTCAAACTTGTGTTGTGATATATTAAAGATGAATTTTGGTaatcaatgaaatattttctttgttccttttttttttaaatggaaacttACACATTCAAAGTTTTCATGCCTCCATGTAAAATGGTTTTCTCTGTTGTTATATCTAGTTTGTTTCCTAAGGACAAATAACATGTTGTTGGAGTTGGAAGAGATCTTGAACCTTGTCTAATTCAGTTCCTCACTACATGGTTGAGGGAACAGCCTGCTGGAGAGGTGAAAAaactctgaaacttttttttatacttttcttaagCATATTATTGAGCtacaattttagaataattaatGATGTGCAAATCAGTATATATGGGTATATGGTACTATACTAAAGGAAAAtctactaaagaagaaaatattattttctgttctttcaaaaacatttattagCACCTCTCATGTGCCAGACACTTATTCCATCAGTAATTACTTATTGagcatttaataatattaaacatttatctagttttttttttctctgtgccaggcactattctgagATCTTAACTGATGTTCTTTCATCCAATACTCATTGCAACTCTCTGAGATAGGTATTATCTTTACCTCTCATTTCCAGATGAAGTCAGTTAGGCAACAAGAAGTTAAGTAATTCGTCCAGAGTCACACACAGTTAGTGAAGAGaagagccaagattcaaattcaGACTGGCTGCCTCCCAAGTCCATGTTATGCAGATTCTCAGTATTTGCCAACCACTATGCTAGGTGTGAGGGATAAAACTGGGAGCAAAACCAGATGTGATCCATGTCCTTTTGGAGCTTACAGTCTGAGGGGTGAAGGGGAGACTTATTTACAAACCAGCCTGTGTAGCAAGAATTTTGCCCTGCTCAGAGAACAATCTGGCCTTTGTCCCAGTTCTTGGGAAGTAACTGTTaaatccttggaatttcctgacTGACAGGAGTGTCTTCACCACTCATCATGAGCTCCTGGGACCACGCCTGATATTTTATGCTAATAAGCTGACTCATGGTGGGGCCAAGTCACATGCAATAGCCTTAGGGTGGCAGCTGGCCACAGCCTGAAATCCAGAAAGACCAACCATATGATTTAGAGACTTGAGTTCAACCACATGGGCAGGCAATCAACCGACCAATCATGCCTGCATTATGAAGCTCCAATAAAAAGTTTGGACAGTAGAGCTCTGGTGAGCTTCCTGGATAGACAATACTTTATGTGGATTGTCACATATAGATGCTATGGGCATAAGACATCCTGAGACAACCAAAGCCTGACACATGTGGAAACCTCCCAGACTCTGCCCTCTTTCTTTGGCTGATTCTAATTTGTATCCTTTCCTTGTAATGAATGTTCTGTGAGTTTTTCTATTATAGAAAATTATTGAATATGAGGGTGGTTTTGGGAAACTCCTGCATATGTAGTTGGTGTCAGAAGTATTAGGCACTCTTGGCAGTGTGGAGGACACTGCCCTTAACTTTGCAGTTTGGTTTACCTGAggtatatgcaaaaaataaaaaatcacaattcTTAAATGGCACAAAGCAGCAGCATAAGGTGCTTGACCCAGCCTGGGGAATGGGAGGGCTTGACTTGGGTGGGGCAAGCAGAGCTTCTCTGAGGAAGTCAAGATTCATCTGACAACTTAAGACTGAGCAGGGATTAAATTGCTGAAGAGAATGAGGGGGTCATTAGAGGCATGGGAatagcaccttcttcacatgagGAACTGAAAGAAGGTGAAATCTAGAAcataagaagaaaaagggaatttGGTATGAAGTGGGACTACaagaatatttactatttttttcaaattatgtttgTATATGTTCATTGGCATACATCATTCTTGTTATTTCTGCCTGTGTATCTCTagttttattaatgtattttcttttacgTAATTAGAACCATGTTGTATACATTGCATTGTATCATGCCTCTTTTTTTCCCAATTAAAATGGTAACAtgaatattttgcctattttattaAATCTTCTTGAAAAATATGAGTTTTTAAGGTCTAATTTACATACAGTTAAAGGCAAAACCTTACATGAAGTCTGAGCAGAAATTACAACATAGGTAAAGGGGACGAGTTTGACAAATGGGTGCACCCATTTAAAACACACctaatcaagatatagaacatttccatcctCCCAGAATGTTCCTTTACATCCTGTCTAAATCAATCCTTGGACTTACCTCagaggcaaccactaatctgacTTCTTTAGCTGTAGTAAATTTTACTTGTTCTAGAATTCCATATAAATGAACTCAAACAGTATAttctcccctttttttttgtcttttttctccgCATAATATTTTAACACATCCATGTTGTGTGTAccataattcattcctttttattgctaacaTTCCATTACTTCATAATTAAtgcatccattcacctgttgatgggcTATTTTCCCTAATATCCAATATATTCGTGTTctgtaacttatttatttatttacttattttgagacagagtctcattctgtcacccaggctggagtggtatgatctcgtggagtggtatgatctcgaatcactgcaacctccgccttccaggttcaagtgatcctctggccttggcctcctgagtagctgggactacaggtgtgcaccatgcaagctaatttttgtatttttagtagagatggggtttcaccatgttgaccaggctggtcttgaactcctcacctcaggtgatctgcccacctcagcctcccaaagtgctgggattacaggcgtgagccaccatgccgggtcCTATAACTTCTTTAAATGCTCCTTTTCTCACTTGGAAATTAGGTTGCTTCcaatgcttcttttttcttttttcttttcttttcttttctttttttctttctttccttccttccttccttccttccttccttccttccttccttccttccttccttccttcctccttccttccttccttcctctctctctctttctctctctctctctttttctagaCAGGGCcctgctgttacccaggctggagtagagtggcatgatcacagcttactgcagccttgacttcccaggctcaaacaatcctcccaccgcagcctcctaagtagctgggtctgccaagctaatatttttattttttgtagaaatggggtctccctatgttgcccaggctggtctcgaactcctgggctcaagtgaccctcccaaagcgctgggattacagtggggAGCTACTTTGCTAGGCCcaattttcttaattacaaataaagctttgCTAAACCTTCTTGCATCTACATTTTCATATGCACCTCTGATCGTGTCAATGCTATACATTCCTGAGAGCATAACAGCATTAAGAGATATAAATGCTTTCAAGATTCAATTCATATTGCTGAATTGCTCTCTAGAAAGATTTTTccaacttacactcccaccagcaatataaGAAATTGACCATATCACTGTGCCACCAACAACAGGTGTTAATCAGTAACAACCATCTTCATTTTTTTGATAGGTTAAAATCttagtacattttaaattacaattatttaattattgtGAAGTTAAATGTAATTTGTTTATTGATTATTGGAATTTCTTCTATCAATTATCTATTGGAGCATGGGATCTTggtactttttctattttataagaaCTGAAATGGTTTTTGTAAAGTGGTTACAAGAGTGCCTAGCACATTATAAGCAGAATGTATTAGCTTTATTATTAACTCCCTTATATATTAAgcattttaaccttttatttttcttgagttgcaaatatttttctcaaagtgtttatcttttaattttaaaacattttaaacacacacaatttaaactttcattttagttGAAAGTAGCAGTCTTTTCTTagta
Above is a genomic segment from Piliocolobus tephrosceles isolate RC106 chromosome 5, ASM277652v3, whole genome shotgun sequence containing:
- the BEND6 gene encoding BEN domain-containing protein 6 isoform X1 translates to MQKILQTDEITDTQAVRKGKRKRTETMDSENANSDMDKGQRDPYSGNAFLPGESSSEDEEPLAELSKEELCAKIKSLKEKLTNTRKENGRLRQSLVMLQVLPQAVTQFEELVGMAEALLKGGGTVSTSASTLWRATNNSSPDSFASTCSNSNSSSPDSLKPEEEHQTDEKQFQIEKWQIARCNKSKPQKFINDLMQVLYTNEYMATHSLTGAKSSTSRDKAVKPAMNQNEVQEIIGVTKQLFPNTDDVSIRRMIGQKLNNCTKKPNVSKNLNSQDIK